A region of Nitrospinota bacterium DNA encodes the following proteins:
- a CDS encoding MarR family transcriptional regulator — protein sequence MSFNLDESLGFLLNRAAHSMKWALEKKLARHGLTPPQWASLARLWEEDGLPQSQLGRRLHFDKPTISGIIDRLETKGLVRRERDGEDKRVVRIFLAPKGKKLEKTLAGLATGVNQKAGAGLSPAGLENLKAMLTRIFTNMRE from the coding sequence ATGAGTTTCAATCTGGACGAGAGCCTTGGATTTCTGCTGAACCGGGCGGCGCATTCCATGAAATGGGCGCTGGAGAAAAAGCTGGCCAGGCATGGCCTTACTCCGCCGCAATGGGCTTCGCTTGCAAGGTTGTGGGAGGAAGATGGCCTACCCCAGAGCCAGCTGGGCCGCCGATTGCATTTCGACAAACCCACCATATCCGGCATCATAGACAGGCTTGAAACAAAAGGCCTTGTGCGACGGGAGCGGGACGGGGAGGATAAGAGGGTTGTTCGCATTTTCCTTGCGCCGAAAGGGAAAAAACTCGAGAAGACCCTCGCCGGACTGGCCACCGGGGTGAACCAGAAAGCGGGAGCGGGCCTGTCTCCAGCGGGCCTGGAGAATCTGAAAGCCATGCTTACCCGGATTTTCACGAACATGCGGGAGTAG
- a CDS encoding YifB family Mg chelatase-like AAA ATPase — MPVSKTHSAAIYGIHAYKVEVEVNTLAGTFGYSTVGLPDAAVRESQERVLAALQNSGFDAPVKKITVNLAPADLRKEGSNFDLPVALSILLAENLVSDEMTDAMVLGELALDGRVKPIRGALSAAMLARDEKFKRIILPKENAREAAVVEGVEVIGIVSLPQAIQYLNGNERIEPTRVTVTDVFHPGEWDDADFSEVKGQGHVKRALEVAAAGGHNLLMIGPPGSGKSMMAKRLPTILPDLTFDEAIETTRIHSVSGKLGLNAALVTRRPFRAPHHTISDAGLIGGGTTPTPGEVSLAHNGVLFLDELPEFRRSTLEAMRQPLEDGKVTISRSVMALTFPSRFMLAAAMNPCPCGYFTDPGRECVCSTLNIRKYRSRISGPLMDRIDIHIDAPAVKHQEMMGDGEAEPSAAIRDRVNRARTLQLQRFNGSGIYCNSQMGSRQIKSVCALDTASKAILKAAVEKLGLSARAHEKALKVARTIADLEGAAAIRAEHVGEAVQYRSLDREAT; from the coding sequence ATGCCTGTCTCGAAAACTCACAGCGCGGCCATATACGGTATCCACGCCTATAAAGTGGAGGTGGAGGTGAACACCCTGGCGGGCACTTTCGGTTATTCCACCGTGGGCCTGCCGGACGCGGCGGTGCGGGAGTCGCAAGAGCGTGTATTGGCCGCCCTTCAAAACAGCGGGTTCGACGCGCCGGTGAAAAAGATCACCGTTAACCTGGCCCCGGCGGACCTGCGCAAGGAAGGCTCCAATTTCGACCTGCCCGTCGCGCTTTCCATACTGCTGGCGGAAAATCTGGTGTCCGATGAAATGACGGACGCCATGGTGTTGGGCGAGCTGGCGCTGGACGGGCGCGTAAAACCCATCCGTGGCGCCCTTTCCGCCGCCATGCTGGCCCGGGACGAAAAGTTTAAACGCATAATCCTCCCAAAAGAAAACGCCCGCGAAGCGGCGGTGGTGGAAGGGGTGGAGGTGATAGGTATCGTGTCGTTACCCCAGGCCATCCAGTATCTAAACGGCAACGAGCGGATAGAGCCCACCCGCGTTACGGTGACGGATGTTTTCCACCCCGGCGAGTGGGACGACGCGGATTTTTCCGAAGTGAAGGGCCAGGGCCACGTTAAACGGGCGCTGGAAGTAGCCGCCGCCGGGGGCCACAACCTGCTTATGATAGGCCCCCCCGGCTCCGGCAAATCCATGATGGCCAAGCGGCTTCCAACCATTTTGCCGGACCTGACTTTTGACGAAGCCATAGAGACCACCCGCATCCACTCAGTCTCCGGCAAGCTGGGGCTGAACGCCGCCCTTGTAACACGGCGGCCTTTTCGGGCGCCTCATCATACAATTTCAGACGCGGGGCTTATCGGTGGCGGTACCACCCCAACCCCCGGCGAGGTGTCTTTGGCCCATAACGGCGTGCTGTTTTTAGACGAACTGCCGGAGTTCCGCCGAAGCACGCTGGAAGCCATGCGCCAGCCGCTGGAAGACGGGAAAGTGACCATCTCCCGCTCGGTGATGGCGCTCACGTTCCCCAGCAGGTTCATGCTGGCGGCGGCCATGAACCCATGCCCCTGCGGGTATTTTACCGACCCGGGCCGGGAATGCGTTTGCTCCACCCTCAACATCCGCAAATACCGTAGCAGGATTTCCGGCCCGCTTATGGACAGGATAGACATCCATATAGACGCGCCCGCCGTGAAACACCAGGAGATGATGGGCGATGGGGAGGCGGAGCCTTCGGCCGCCATCCGCGATAGGGTGAACCGGGCGCGGACTCTGCAACTTCAGCGGTTCAACGGGAGCGGCATATATTGCAACTCCCAGATGGGCTCCAGGCAGATTAAAAGCGTGTGCGCGCTGGACACCGCCTCCAAAGCCATATTAAAAGCCGCCGTGGAAAAACTTGGCCTTTCCGCCCGGGCGCACGAAAAAGCGCTGAAGGTGGCCAGAACCATAGCCGATCTGGAAGGCGCCGCCGCTATCCGCGCGGAGCATGTGGGGGAGGCGGTACAGTACCGCTCGCTGGACCGGGAGGCTACCTGA
- a CDS encoding nucleotidyltransferase domain-containing protein encodes MSNVAGIITDAANHIAEEKRPEKIILFGSRAWGEPAPDSDWDLLIIVPSSDEPPYRRARNVYKCLRGLGADVEAIVLTHDEVEQAAQVSTSIVRSALSKGIVLYG; translated from the coding sequence ATGTCCAATGTAGCAGGGATCATCACTGACGCCGCGAACCACATCGCGGAAGAAAAGCGTCCGGAGAAAATAATTCTGTTTGGCTCCCGCGCATGGGGTGAACCGGCCCCGGACAGCGATTGGGATTTACTCATTATCGTGCCCAGTTCGGACGAGCCACCCTATCGGCGCGCGAGGAATGTTTATAAATGCCTCCGCGGCCTTGGGGCAGACGTAGAAGCCATTGTGCTGACCCATGACGAGGTTGAACAAGCCGCTCAGGTATCCACATCCATTGTGAGATCCGCCTTGAGCAAGGGCATTGTGCTTTATGGATAA
- a CDS encoding HEPN domain-containing protein: MDNANAQEAGKWLYKAYRDLGAAKRLIYGDDKYPDLAVYLCQQAVEKALKAFLTHNGASFGKTHNLSVLTEQRSKLDTSFEELYTASEILTPYATSFRYPSEVMEPYEADVAEALNLATKVVLKI; this comes from the coding sequence ATGGATAACGCTAATGCCCAAGAGGCCGGGAAATGGCTGTACAAGGCTTATCGTGACCTGGGCGCGGCGAAACGCTTGATATATGGAGATGATAAATATCCCGATCTGGCGGTTTACCTTTGCCAGCAAGCGGTTGAAAAAGCGTTAAAGGCTTTCCTGACCCATAATGGCGCATCATTTGGAAAAACCCACAACCTGTCAGTTTTAACCGAACAGCGCTCCAAGCTGGATACCTCATTTGAAGAGCTATATACAGCTTCGGAAATTCTAACACCCTATGCCACATCTTTCCGATATCCATCGGAAGTCATGGAGCCTTATGAAGCCGATGTGGCGGAGGCTTTGAATTTGGCCACAAAAGTTGTTTTGAAAATATGA
- a CDS encoding gamma-glutamyl-gamma-aminobutyrate hydrolase family protein: MIKSNTPIIGITVDTNYGQETKTLNSGFDPKGNAIFWLKKAYTDAVEKSGGVPLLLPLVSSPAKAALYLTMIDGLIISGGEFDIDPALYGEKPIPQCGALKPDRTIMEMALLKKALKLSMPVLGICGGHQAINVAFGGSLYQDIPTQAPAGLKHEQKPVPATQPSHDVDVASGTILGKIAGQPKLRVNSTHHQAIKKIGKGLSPCGVSPDGIIESVEKKGASFLLGVQWHPEQLYNNDEASRKIFKRFVAESRKYRKASRR; the protein is encoded by the coding sequence ATGATCAAATCCAACACACCCATCATCGGCATCACCGTGGATACCAACTACGGGCAGGAAACTAAAACGCTCAACAGCGGCTTTGACCCCAAAGGCAACGCCATATTCTGGCTCAAGAAAGCTTACACCGACGCGGTGGAAAAATCGGGCGGCGTACCGTTGCTTCTCCCCCTGGTGTCATCCCCGGCCAAGGCGGCGCTTTATCTTACGATGATAGACGGCCTGATAATATCCGGCGGGGAGTTTGATATTGACCCGGCCCTTTACGGCGAAAAACCCATCCCCCAGTGCGGCGCGTTAAAGCCGGACCGCACGATAATGGAAATGGCTTTGCTGAAAAAGGCGCTTAAACTATCCATGCCGGTGCTGGGAATTTGCGGGGGGCATCAGGCCATCAACGTGGCGTTTGGCGGCTCGCTGTATCAGGACATTCCCACACAGGCCCCCGCTGGTTTAAAACACGAACAGAAACCCGTCCCCGCCACCCAGCCAAGCCACGATGTGGATGTGGCCAGCGGCACGATATTGGGGAAAATAGCGGGCCAGCCGAAATTGCGCGTAAACTCCACCCATCATCAGGCCATCAAGAAAATAGGCAAGGGCCTGTCCCCTTGCGGCGTTTCACCGGACGGCATTATAGAGTCGGTGGAAAAGAAGGGGGCAAGCTTCCTGTTAGGCGTCCAGTGGCATCCGGAACAGCTTTATAACAACGACGAAGCGAGCAGAAAAATATTTAAACGGTTTGTAGCCGAATCCAGGAAATACAGAAAAGCCAGCCGCCGCTAG
- a CDS encoding flippase-like domain-containing protein yields MGSQKRGFKSYLLDAAKLLFVIVVFVFLYKSGKLDLNALSVALAKPGYVVISLFLTFLAMLISVERWRTLLRAVDISVDMKPALNLTLIGSFFNVVFPGAVGGDIVKAYYLARGQQNKAALVTTVVFDRVLGLYTMIFVAAVAGAVAAMFATSGEAPAWWNSSTKALVMFIAALFVAANLGALIFLERRISESRFVNRVISALPMQDKIRKIHAATKSIGRQSGHTIYAFFLSLLSQLALYGSIWILAAALNITGLSVGQYFFVLPVCLLINSIPVSPGGLGVGEMAFGAVFALFASNKGVELAVLYHAVSFALALGLGGLVYLVFSRRDNLVSITHMQKLAEQEEDN; encoded by the coding sequence TTGGGCTCCCAAAAACGCGGCTTTAAAAGCTATCTGCTGGACGCGGCCAAACTGCTGTTTGTGATAGTGGTGTTCGTATTCCTTTATAAAAGCGGAAAGCTTGACTTGAACGCGCTGTCCGTGGCGCTGGCCAAACCGGGTTATGTGGTGATCAGCCTGTTTCTCACCTTCCTTGCAATGCTTATCTCCGTGGAACGCTGGCGCACGCTGTTGAGGGCCGTGGACATCTCGGTGGACATGAAACCGGCATTGAACCTTACGCTTATCGGGTCGTTTTTCAACGTGGTGTTCCCCGGCGCCGTGGGTGGTGACATTGTGAAGGCTTACTACCTTGCCCGGGGCCAGCAGAACAAAGCCGCCCTGGTGACAACCGTGGTGTTCGACAGGGTGCTGGGGCTATACACCATGATATTCGTCGCCGCCGTGGCGGGCGCCGTGGCGGCCATGTTCGCGACCTCCGGCGAGGCTCCGGCATGGTGGAACTCATCCACCAAGGCGCTGGTTATGTTCATCGCCGCCCTTTTCGTGGCCGCAAACCTGGGGGCGCTTATATTTTTGGAGCGGAGGATAAGCGAATCGCGGTTTGTGAACCGGGTCATATCCGCCTTGCCCATGCAGGACAAGATAAGGAAAATCCACGCGGCCACGAAAAGCATCGGGCGCCAGTCCGGCCACACGATTTACGCTTTTTTCCTTTCATTGCTTTCCCAGTTGGCGCTGTACGGCTCCATATGGATTCTGGCCGCCGCGCTCAACATTACCGGGTTATCGGTGGGGCAATACTTTTTCGTTCTGCCGGTGTGCCTGCTGATAAACTCCATCCCGGTGTCGCCCGGCGGGCTTGGAGTGGGCGAGATGGCATTTGGCGCGGTGTTCGCCCTGTTCGCCTCCAACAAGGGGGTGGAACTGGCGGTGCTGTATCACGCGGTATCTTTCGCGCTGGCGCTGGGGCTGGGCGGGCTTGTGTATCTGGTTTTTTCGCGAAGGGACAACCTCGTGTCCATAACCCATATGCAAAAGCTGGCCGAGCAGGAAGAGGACAACTAG
- a CDS encoding NAD-dependent epimerase/dehydratase family protein, which translates to MAMKVFVTGGTGFVGSYVLEALRLAGHLPYALVRSGSENKLPFREGLVIINGDVHDPVSYSTFLKDMDAVIHLIGIIREFPGRRITFQRMHAGATRKIVEESVKQGVKRFIHMSANGASESGVSGYQTTKAEGERIVISSGMRWTIFRPSVIFGDPRGRMEFVSELAKPIKLAPIVPVFGDGQYKLEPVAVEDVAKCFTGAINNPAAEGRVFHLGGGTVMTYNDVVQTIGRAVGRQSTHMVKVPFGLMIPLANALGGFSFFPVTGDQLKMLGGGNVCPEHDYQKVFGVTPKPFTKDNLAYLTPRR; encoded by the coding sequence ATGGCTATGAAGGTTTTCGTTACCGGCGGAACGGGGTTTGTGGGCAGTTATGTTCTGGAGGCCCTAAGGCTGGCAGGCCATTTGCCATACGCCCTTGTCCGGAGCGGGTCGGAAAATAAACTGCCCTTCAGGGAAGGGCTGGTGATAATCAATGGCGATGTCCATGACCCAGTCTCATATTCCACGTTTCTCAAAGATATGGACGCGGTGATCCACCTGATAGGCATTATCCGCGAGTTTCCTGGCAGAAGGATAACTTTCCAGCGGATGCATGCCGGGGCCACAAGGAAAATCGTGGAGGAATCGGTAAAACAGGGGGTGAAACGGTTCATCCACATGAGCGCCAACGGCGCCAGCGAATCCGGCGTATCCGGCTATCAAACCACCAAGGCCGAAGGGGAGAGGATAGTTATCTCCTCCGGCATGAGATGGACCATATTCCGCCCCTCTGTGATTTTCGGCGATCCCCGTGGCCGGATGGAGTTCGTAAGCGAACTGGCCAAACCCATAAAGCTTGCGCCTATTGTGCCAGTGTTCGGCGACGGGCAATATAAGCTGGAGCCGGTGGCGGTGGAAGACGTGGCCAAATGTTTCACTGGCGCCATAAATAATCCGGCGGCGGAGGGCAGGGTGTTCCATTTGGGCGGCGGAACCGTAATGACGTACAATGACGTGGTGCAGACCATTGGCAGGGCTGTGGGTCGCCAGTCCACCCACATGGTGAAAGTCCCGTTCGGGCTTATGATACCCTTGGCCAATGCGCTGGGCGGATTTTCGTTTTTCCCCGTAACCGGCGACCAGTTGAAAATGCTGGGCGGAGGGAATGTTTGCCCGGAGCACGATTACCAGAAGGTTTTCGGCGTAACGCCAAAACCGTTTACTAAAGACAACCTGGCTTATTTAACGCCGCGCCGTTAA